Proteins from one Roseofilum reptotaenium CS-1145 genomic window:
- the psaB gene encoding photosystem I core protein PsaB, producing the protein MATKFPKFSQDLAQDPTTRRIWYGIATAHDFETHDGMTEENLYQKIFASHFGHLAIIFLWTSGNLFHVAWQGNFEQWIKDPLNVRPIAHAIWDPQFGQAAIDAYTQAGAANPVNIAYSGVYHWWYTIGMRTNGDLYQGAIFLLVLASLMLFAGWLHLQPSFRPSLSWFKNAESRLNHHLAGLFGVSSLAWTGHLVHVAIPESRGQHVGWDNFLSTLPHPAGLVPFFTGNWGVYAENADTAGHVFGTSEGAGTAILTFLGGFHPQTESLWLTDMAHHHLAIAVLFIVAGHMYRTNWGIGHSMKEIMEAHNPPKGTPFGGMIGDGHKGMYDTYNESLHFQLGWHLACLGVVTSLVAQHMYAMPPYAFMAKDYTTMAALYTHHQYIAGFLMVGAFAHGAIFLVRDYDPEANKNNVLARMLEHKEALISHLSWVSLFLGFHTLGLYVHNDVVVAFGTPEKQILIEPVFAQFVQASSGKLMYGMDVLLSNPDSIAYTAFPNHANFWLPGWLDAINNNSNSLFLPIGPGDFLVHHAIALGLHTTTLILVKGALDARGSKLMPDKKDFGYSFPCDGPGRGGTCDISAWDAFYLAMFWMLNTLGWLTFYWHWKHLAIWQGNLAQFNESSTHLMGWFRDYLWLNSSQLINGYNPYGMNNLAVWAWMFLFGHLVWATGFMFLISWRGYWQELIETIVWAHERTPLANLVRWKDKPVALSIVQARVVGLAHFTVGYVLTYAAFLIASTAGKFG; encoded by the coding sequence ATGGCAACGAAATTCCCCAAGTTTAGCCAAGACCTCGCACAAGATCCCACAACTCGTCGGATCTGGTACGGGATAGCTACCGCCCATGATTTTGAAACCCACGATGGCATGACGGAAGAAAATCTTTACCAAAAGATTTTCGCCTCCCACTTTGGTCATCTGGCAATCATCTTCCTGTGGACTTCTGGCAACCTGTTCCACGTAGCTTGGCAAGGTAACTTTGAACAGTGGATCAAAGATCCTCTCAATGTCCGTCCCATTGCTCACGCGATTTGGGACCCACAATTTGGACAAGCAGCGATCGATGCTTACACTCAAGCCGGTGCTGCTAACCCTGTAAACATTGCTTATTCCGGTGTCTACCACTGGTGGTACACCATCGGAATGCGGACGAATGGCGATCTGTATCAAGGAGCTATCTTCCTTTTGGTTCTAGCTTCGTTGATGCTATTCGCTGGCTGGTTACACCTCCAGCCCAGTTTCCGTCCTAGCTTGTCTTGGTTCAAGAATGCTGAATCCCGTCTGAATCACCACTTGGCTGGTTTGTTCGGTGTTAGCTCTCTGGCTTGGACCGGTCACTTAGTTCACGTCGCAATCCCCGAATCTCGCGGTCAGCACGTGGGCTGGGATAACTTCCTGAGCACTTTGCCTCACCCGGCTGGTTTGGTTCCCTTCTTCACAGGGAACTGGGGCGTATATGCAGAAAATGCAGATACGGCTGGTCATGTGTTTGGCACATCTGAAGGTGCAGGAACCGCAATTCTAACCTTCTTAGGTGGTTTCCATCCCCAAACTGAGTCTCTGTGGCTCACCGATATGGCTCATCACCATTTGGCGATCGCAGTTCTCTTCATCGTTGCCGGACATATGTACCGCACGAACTGGGGCATTGGCCATAGCATGAAGGAAATCATGGAAGCCCATAATCCTCCCAAAGGAACTCCCTTTGGAGGAATGATCGGTGACGGTCATAAAGGAATGTACGATACCTACAACGAATCGTTACACTTCCAGTTGGGATGGCACTTAGCTTGTCTGGGTGTTGTGACTTCTCTAGTCGCCCAACATATGTATGCCATGCCTCCTTATGCTTTCATGGCTAAGGACTACACCACCATGGCAGCGCTATACACCCATCACCAGTACATTGCTGGATTCTTGATGGTAGGGGCTTTTGCTCACGGTGCAATCTTCTTAGTTCGGGATTACGATCCAGAAGCCAATAAGAACAATGTATTGGCTCGGATGCTTGAGCATAAAGAAGCTCTTATTTCTCACTTGAGCTGGGTTTCCTTGTTCCTCGGTTTCCATACCCTGGGACTGTATGTTCACAATGATGTTGTGGTTGCCTTCGGTACTCCTGAGAAGCAAATCTTGATTGAACCTGTGTTTGCTCAGTTCGTTCAAGCTTCTTCCGGTAAGTTAATGTATGGAATGGATGTTTTACTGTCCAATCCTGACAGCATTGCTTATACCGCATTCCCCAATCACGCCAACTTCTGGCTACCCGGATGGTTAGATGCGATTAATAACAACTCTAACTCTCTGTTCTTACCCATTGGCCCTGGTGATTTCTTAGTTCACCATGCGATCGCCCTTGGTCTGCACACCACCACCTTAATCCTCGTGAAAGGTGCGTTGGATGCACGGGGTTCCAAGCTGATGCCCGATAAGAAAGACTTCGGTTACAGCTTCCCCTGTGATGGCCCCGGTCGTGGTGGTACTTGCGACATCTCTGCTTGGGATGCCTTCTACCTCGCCATGTTCTGGATGCTGAATACTCTGGGCTGGTTAACCTTCTACTGGCACTGGAAGCATCTGGCTATCTGGCAAGGAAATCTGGCTCAGTTCAATGAGTCCTCTACCCACCTCATGGGTTGGTTCCGCGATTACCTGTGGTTAAACTCCTCTCAGTTGATCAATGGATATAATCCCTACGGCATGAATAACTTGGCTGTTTGGGCTTGGATGTTCCTCTTCGGACACCTGGTCTGGGCAACTGGATTCATGTTCCTGATTAGCTGGCGTGGTTACTGGCAAGAGTTGATTGAAACGATTGTTTGGGCCCACGAGCGTACTCCTCTGGCGAACCTGGTTCGTTGGAAAGATAAGCCCGTTGCTCTGTCCATCGTTCAAGCTCGTGTAGTTGGTCTAGCTCACTTCACTGTTGGCTATGTCTTGACCTATGCAGCCTTCTTAATTGCCTCCACTGCGGGTAAGTTCGGTTAA
- the pap gene encoding polyphosphate:AMP phosphotransferase, translating to MLKQLDLDRSLDKHRYKIEIEDLMQQLRSLQHACWEKKLPMIIVLEGWAAAGKGALVKKVIGYMDPRGFALHPIWPPNAEEKNYPVLWRFWQKIPHYGSIGLFYHSWYTHVLEDRLFNRVREAQVPALMRHLNAFERQMSDDGCAIAKFWIHLSKKELKQRLKAYAKDTLNAWRVRDEDWQQVKRYDDYQMLAEEMIIQTSTGFAPWTLVEGNCQRWAQVKVLQTVAATLREALDRRQSQLIPPSLPPQEHLEPTEPDFLARVNLRASFSKKEYQKRLKKAQMRLQELQLKIFKAKLPVLALFEGWDAAGKGGAIKRLTDNLDPRSYEVKAFSAPTAEEKMHHYLWRFWRDLPTAGKIGIFDRTWYGRVLVERIEGFATDTQWRRAYREINEFEAMLIDAGYVLVKFWLHVSPEEQLQRFESRQNDPFKCYKLTDEDWRNREKWGLYEVAVNQAIGRTHTPNAPWTIVAGNDKLYARVKVLESVIEAIELGLRKQ from the coding sequence ATGCTCAAGCAACTGGATCTCGATCGCTCTCTTGACAAGCACCGCTACAAAATAGAAATAGAAGATCTGATGCAACAGTTGCGATCGCTTCAACACGCCTGTTGGGAAAAAAAATTACCCATGATCATCGTGCTTGAAGGATGGGCAGCCGCGGGTAAAGGCGCTCTAGTCAAAAAAGTGATTGGGTATATGGACCCCAGAGGATTTGCACTGCATCCCATTTGGCCGCCAAACGCCGAAGAAAAAAATTATCCTGTCCTCTGGAGATTTTGGCAAAAAATCCCCCACTACGGCAGCATTGGGCTGTTTTACCATAGCTGGTATACCCATGTTCTCGAAGACCGGCTATTTAATCGTGTTCGAGAAGCTCAAGTTCCCGCTCTGATGCGCCACCTTAACGCTTTTGAGCGGCAAATGAGCGATGATGGTTGTGCGATCGCCAAATTTTGGATTCATCTAAGTAAAAAAGAACTCAAGCAACGGCTTAAAGCCTACGCCAAAGACACCCTAAATGCCTGGCGAGTTAGGGATGAAGATTGGCAACAGGTCAAACGGTATGACGACTATCAGATGCTGGCAGAAGAAATGATTATTCAAACCAGCACCGGGTTTGCCCCCTGGACATTAGTCGAAGGCAACTGTCAACGCTGGGCCCAAGTCAAAGTCTTACAAACCGTAGCCGCTACCCTGCGAGAAGCCCTAGATCGTAGGCAAAGTCAACTCATTCCCCCTTCTCTTCCTCCCCAAGAGCATTTAGAACCCACAGAACCGGATTTTCTAGCACGGGTCAATCTGAGGGCTTCCTTCTCTAAGAAAGAGTATCAGAAACGGCTCAAAAAAGCCCAAATGAGATTGCAAGAATTACAACTGAAGATTTTTAAGGCTAAATTGCCCGTATTAGCCCTATTTGAAGGATGGGATGCGGCGGGAAAAGGGGGAGCTATTAAGCGCTTAACCGATAATCTAGACCCTCGCAGTTATGAGGTCAAAGCCTTTTCTGCACCGACGGCTGAGGAAAAAATGCATCATTATCTATGGCGATTTTGGCGAGATTTACCCACCGCCGGCAAAATTGGTATTTTTGACCGAACTTGGTATGGTCGGGTTTTGGTTGAACGTATTGAAGGCTTTGCCACCGATACCCAATGGCGGAGAGCCTATCGTGAAATTAACGAATTTGAAGCCATGTTGATCGATGCAGGGTATGTTTTAGTTAAGTTTTGGCTTCATGTGAGTCCAGAGGAGCAGTTACAGCGCTTTGAGTCCCGTCAGAATGATCCTTTTAAGTGCTATAAGTTAACCGATGAAGATTGGCGAAACCGAGAAAAATGGGGACTATACGAGGTTGCAGTGAATCAGGCCATTGGCCGCACCCATACACCCAATGCTCCTTGGACAATAGTGGCTGGCAACGATAAGCTTTATGCACGAGTGAAGGTGTTGGAGTCTGTGATTGAGGCGATCGAACTGGGTTTAAGAAAGCAATGA
- a CDS encoding metal ABC transporter solute-binding protein, Zn/Mn family, giving the protein MIIPGKRVSQLGIAVFTALSLVSCVSNSSTEPITGQNTAVVEEQDDLEVVTTFLPITQFTKAVAGDRAEVIQLLPTNIGPHDYQAKPGDVQAIAQADILIKNGLELEFFLDDLINNAENTNLVIVDSSSGIEPLKFAEQDHDDHDHGDEDDHDHGDEDDHDHGDEDDRDHGHDHGEFDPHIWLDPKRAIEQVENIRDALIAADPEGTEVYTQNAAAFIEELKSLDAQITEQLKPYAGQTFITFHDFANYFAQSYGLRAEFLVDIPEENPSPEDVRRLIEIVQAEQIQALLQDQQGNTKAFETLAQDLKIEVSTFDPIETGGSTSTEPTMYLTIMEQNATNLADALNE; this is encoded by the coding sequence ATGATCATTCCAGGAAAGAGAGTAAGTCAATTGGGGATCGCGGTTTTCACTGCCCTATCTCTCGTCAGTTGTGTTTCTAACTCCAGCACTGAACCCATTACAGGGCAAAATACAGCCGTTGTGGAAGAGCAAGACGACTTGGAGGTGGTGACCACATTTTTGCCGATTACCCAATTTACGAAGGCAGTGGCCGGCGATCGCGCAGAAGTCATACAATTACTACCAACTAACATCGGCCCCCATGACTACCAAGCTAAACCTGGGGATGTTCAGGCGATCGCCCAAGCGGATATATTGATTAAAAATGGGTTAGAACTAGAATTTTTTCTAGATGACCTCATTAACAATGCGGAGAATACCAATTTAGTCATCGTTGATTCAAGTTCCGGTATTGAACCGTTAAAGTTTGCAGAACAAGACCATGATGACCACGATCATGGTGATGAAGATGATCATGACCATGGCGACGAAGATGATCATGACCATGGTGATGAAGATGATCGCGACCATGGTCATGATCATGGAGAATTCGATCCTCATATTTGGCTCGATCCCAAACGAGCAATTGAGCAAGTCGAAAATATTCGTGATGCTTTAATTGCGGCTGATCCAGAAGGAACAGAAGTTTATACCCAAAATGCTGCTGCTTTTATCGAGGAACTCAAAAGCTTAGATGCTCAGATTACCGAACAACTGAAACCTTACGCCGGACAAACCTTTATCACCTTCCATGATTTTGCCAATTATTTTGCTCAGAGTTATGGTCTCAGAGCTGAATTCTTGGTAGACATTCCGGAAGAAAATCCCTCTCCTGAAGATGTGCGCCGCTTGATCGAAATTGTGCAAGCCGAACAGATTCAAGCCTTACTCCAAGATCAGCAAGGAAACACTAAAGCCTTTGAAACTCTAGCTCAAGATCTCAAAATTGAAGTTAGTACATTTGATCCAATCGAAACAGGAGGTTCAACCAGTACTGAACCCACTATGTATTTGACGATTATGGAACAAAATGCAACTAATTTAGCTGACGCTTTAAATGAATAA
- a CDS encoding right-handed parallel beta-helix repeat-containing protein produces MNRKFWRKYKKLVFSIGWMAILCLLSYILFLNLFPESINLEPLPVSIIQVADLDCPADYSVLETNPIADWYGQDAYPWSDRLPWGCVYNINDFPGENSDRQFEQAKAAAMEQGGGVIYFPAGTYQFSEDLVLDNRIILRGEPPKITEAKSDDFQPRSRLVFPEYKPQLSGEGTPNNTAFKTIRTAHPETDSDLGLVYLEINRAGVQILPDLNSAKNRNIILFGIRSNNVAYPDSRIPDRSFQEGWMRFASRFSANFKINGYEHILVANNRLNDRITDTYEQPGYKVKGLKKKKIITYAQGSRVPFDYSAHYGIAVNRSGQFSLGETPRTQPGLFRHGITIRDNWIYHTMRSGIQASGQGLVIKDNEIHDQRRKQVWTHPTGLSQPRNANTFENRGIDWSGHQVTIEGNEYEVYRHQIMDNRYWSVDGEGILIQECCGGTSVKGAVIRGNQGNAYIGIYKIPEIDHVTIADNLLLPAPIGKSNIYVSADTNRGASEMNNVRIENNQVHGNIVVKASQGGGGNTIINNQGTGESVLEFSCLISVTGNRGFEEKECQ; encoded by the coding sequence ATGAACCGCAAATTCTGGAGGAAATACAAGAAATTAGTTTTTAGCATAGGGTGGATGGCTATTTTATGCTTGCTCAGTTATATTCTATTTTTGAATCTATTTCCAGAAAGTATTAATCTAGAGCCTTTACCGGTATCTATTATTCAAGTTGCAGATCTCGATTGTCCTGCGGATTATTCAGTTCTGGAAACTAATCCAATAGCCGATTGGTATGGACAAGACGCTTATCCCTGGAGCGATCGCTTACCTTGGGGATGCGTGTATAATATTAACGACTTTCCGGGAGAAAACAGCGATCGCCAGTTTGAGCAAGCCAAAGCAGCAGCCATGGAACAGGGGGGAGGAGTCATCTATTTTCCTGCCGGAACCTATCAATTTTCCGAGGATCTGGTTTTAGATAATAGAATTATTCTGCGCGGAGAGCCTCCAAAGATAACCGAAGCAAAATCCGATGACTTTCAACCCCGCTCCCGTTTGGTTTTCCCTGAGTATAAACCCCAGCTATCGGGAGAAGGAACTCCCAACAATACGGCATTTAAGACGATTCGCACTGCTCATCCTGAAACGGATAGCGATCTAGGGTTAGTCTATTTAGAGATTAATCGCGCAGGAGTGCAGATTCTACCAGATTTGAACTCAGCCAAGAATCGAAATATCATCCTATTTGGCATTCGTAGCAATAATGTTGCCTATCCTGACAGTCGAATACCCGATCGCTCTTTTCAAGAAGGTTGGATGCGGTTTGCCAGTCGCTTTAGTGCTAATTTCAAAATTAATGGCTATGAACATATTTTAGTGGCCAATAATCGCCTCAACGATCGGATTACCGATACTTATGAGCAACCGGGATATAAAGTCAAAGGACTGAAGAAAAAAAAGATTATCACTTATGCTCAAGGTAGTCGTGTCCCTTTCGATTATAGCGCCCATTATGGGATTGCAGTGAATCGCTCTGGCCAGTTCAGTTTAGGAGAAACTCCCAGGACTCAACCTGGATTATTTCGTCACGGAATTACAATTCGAGATAATTGGATTTATCATACGATGCGCTCTGGGATTCAAGCTTCCGGTCAAGGATTGGTGATTAAAGACAATGAAATTCACGATCAACGGCGAAAACAAGTGTGGACTCACCCGACAGGATTAAGTCAACCCAGAAATGCTAATACGTTTGAAAATAGAGGGATTGATTGGTCAGGACATCAGGTGACTATTGAGGGAAATGAGTATGAGGTGTATCGCCATCAAATTATGGATAATCGGTATTGGAGTGTGGATGGAGAAGGGATTTTAATTCAAGAGTGCTGTGGAGGAACGTCGGTTAAGGGGGCAGTGATTCGGGGAAATCAAGGTAATGCGTATATTGGCATTTATAAAATTCCTGAAATTGACCATGTGACGATCGCGGATAATCTCCTCTTACCTGCTCCAATTGGGAAATCGAATATTTACGTCAGTGCCGATACCAATCGAGGAGCAAGTGAGATGAATAATGTCAGAATTGAAAATAATCAAGTCCATGGGAATATTGTAGTTAAGGCTTCTCAAGGAGGAGGAGGAAATACGATTATCAATAATCAGGGAACGGGTGAGAGTGTATTAGAGTTTTCTTGCCTAATTTCCGTGACCGGCAATCGTGGGTTTGAGGAAAAAGAGTGCCAGTAA